The Brasilonema sennae CENA114 genome includes a region encoding these proteins:
- a CDS encoding DUF4114 domain-containing protein codes for MIRKKITGLFAATAAITSVFSAVTPASAATFTWENLTPYEVKDKSTDDSGFQSRIPEFQQYVQQERIAIPEDTLNKLDPTKLSLKNDHNVRVWFLNEGAGYKNQLAYEAINGSDYQKGLVFDNISCNTSNGANSTCQMGEENGVLNIGDYVDLGTKAAGTKLNFFLKADGFNNPNGYVYGADATQNPDKLNHLVAYETDGYLLVGFEDLYGPKGLKSDGNGLLTADRDFNDVVFLIDLGRDNIATVPESASAIALLGMGGVGVVLQQRRRRQKQAKQIA; via the coding sequence ATGATTAGAAAAAAAATAACAGGACTTTTTGCTGCAACTGCTGCTATCACAAGTGTATTTTCTGCTGTCACTCCTGCAAGCGCTGCCACATTTACTTGGGAGAACCTGACACCCTACGAAGTTAAAGACAAATCAACTGATGATTCAGGGTTTCAATCTCGAATTCCTGAGTTCCAGCAATATGTGCAACAGGAAAGAATTGCAATTCCTGAAGACACATTAAATAAACTAGACCCCACGAAGCTGAGTCTGAAAAATGACCACAATGTTCGCGTTTGGTTCTTAAATGAGGGTGCTGGCTATAAGAACCAGTTGGCTTATGAAGCTATCAACGGTTCTGACTACCAAAAAGGATTGGTTTTTGACAATATTTCTTGTAATACATCAAATGGCGCTAATTCAACGTGTCAGATGGGAGAAGAGAATGGTGTTTTAAATATCGGAGACTATGTTGATTTAGGCACTAAAGCAGCTGGAACTAAACTCAATTTCTTTCTGAAAGCAGATGGGTTTAATAATCCTAACGGCTATGTTTACGGCGCAGATGCCACTCAAAATCCAGACAAACTGAATCATTTAGTAGCTTATGAAACGGATGGTTATCTGTTGGTGGGTTTTGAGGATTTGTATGGACCAAAAGGTTTGAAATCTGATGGAAATGGTCTTTTAACAGCTGATCGCGACTTCAACGACGTTGTTTTCTTGATTGATTTAGGTAGGGACAACATAGCGACTGTTCCAGAATCTGCAAGTGCGATCGCACTTTTGGGTATGGGAGGAGTTGGTGTGGTGTTACAACAGCGTCGCCGTCGCCAAAAGCAAGCCAAGCAAATAGCTTAA
- the polA gene encoding DNA polymerase I: MSQTIPTNQLASDSLTTTRPTFILVDGHSLAYRSYFAFAKGRDGGLRTKTGIPTSVCFGFLKSLLEVMATQQPQAMAIAFDLGLPTFRHEAYDRYKANRPETPEDFIPDLKNLHELLDAFNLKIVTAARYEADDVLGTLAQQAAAAGYQVKIVSGDKDLFQLIDTEKQISVLYLSADAFKSSKASLKEFDPQQVKEKLGILPSQVVDFKALCGDKSDNIPGVRGIGEKTATKWLNEYGSLDQIYAALHEIKGTLHTKLEAGKEDAHKSRKLAEIVLDVPLEVDLENCILKGFDISALTPILEKLEFKSFLGKINELQQRFGGQIEQTPETETNEPISIQLKPSTNNEDDDSWFFTAEDTANQQQPSVSTIKPRIINTPEQLTELVKLLQTFTDTQHPVAWDTETTDLEPRDADLVGIGCCWGTEPDEMAYIPLGHKVGDNLDKDIALEALRPILESADYPKALQNAKFDRLVLRCQGIRLVGIVFDTMLASYVLNPDSNHNLSDLAQRYLSLTAKSYTDLVPKGKTIADVDIPSVADYCGMDVYVTFQLVAKLREELEKIPALHKLLVDVEQPLEPVLAEMEYQGISINTAYLQELSQQLETDLAKFEQKVYDIAGEKFNLGSPKQLSQILFEKLGLSTKYSRKIKTGHSTDAATLEKLQEGDTTGIIDAIIEYRTLSKLKSTYVDALPKLVRQDTHRVHTSFNQTVTSTGRLSSSDPNLQNIPIRTAFSRQIRKAFVPESGMLMVAADYSQIELRILAHLSQEPVLVEAYQQNEDIHTVTARLVFEKENVTSEERRLAKTINFGVIYGMGSLRFSRSTGVDKANANEFIKRFNSRYPKVFEYLEGVKKQAISQGYVETILGRRRYFDFTSNNIRKYKGNKPEDIDLKKLGNVGAEDAGLLRAAANAPIQGSSADIIKIAMVKLHEVLQSYQTRLLLQVHDELVFEVPPEEWEELQPHIKSVMESAVSLSVPLIVDVRVGDNWMETK; the protein is encoded by the coding sequence ATGTCCCAAACAATACCTACAAATCAGTTGGCTTCCGATTCCTTAACGACAACTCGCCCCACATTTATCCTAGTAGATGGGCACTCCCTGGCTTATCGTTCGTACTTCGCTTTTGCCAAAGGAAGAGACGGCGGATTACGGACAAAAACGGGAATTCCTACAAGCGTCTGTTTTGGCTTTCTCAAATCTTTGTTGGAGGTGATGGCGACTCAACAGCCACAAGCAATGGCGATCGCCTTTGATTTGGGTTTGCCAACCTTCCGCCACGAAGCATATGATAGATACAAAGCAAACCGTCCAGAAACACCAGAAGATTTTATTCCAGATCTGAAAAATCTACACGAGTTGCTGGATGCTTTTAACCTGAAAATTGTCACTGCTGCTCGTTACGAAGCAGATGATGTTTTAGGAACTTTAGCACAACAAGCAGCGGCTGCGGGATATCAAGTCAAGATTGTCAGCGGCGATAAAGATTTGTTTCAACTCATTGACACCGAAAAACAAATCAGCGTCCTCTATCTGAGTGCAGATGCTTTCAAAAGTTCTAAAGCAAGTCTTAAGGAATTTGATCCACAACAAGTTAAAGAAAAACTAGGTATTTTACCATCACAAGTCGTTGATTTTAAGGCACTGTGTGGTGACAAATCAGATAATATTCCTGGTGTCAGGGGAATTGGCGAAAAAACAGCCACGAAATGGTTAAATGAATATGGTTCTCTTGACCAAATTTATGCTGCGTTACATGAAATAAAAGGCACACTTCACACAAAGCTAGAAGCAGGAAAAGAGGATGCACATAAGTCTCGTAAATTAGCGGAGATAGTCCTTGATGTTCCTTTAGAAGTTGATTTAGAAAACTGCATCCTCAAAGGATTTGATATCAGCGCCCTAACACCTATTTTAGAAAAGCTAGAATTCAAATCTTTTTTAGGTAAAATCAACGAACTTCAGCAACGTTTTGGTGGGCAAATTGAACAAACACCAGAAACAGAAACAAACGAACCAATCAGCATTCAACTTAAGCCAAGCACAAATAACGAGGATGATGATTCGTGGTTTTTCACTGCGGAAGACACAGCAAATCAACAGCAACCCTCTGTTTCTACAATTAAACCACGCATCATTAACACCCCAGAACAACTCACCGAATTGGTAAAGCTGCTGCAAACATTCACCGATACTCAGCATCCCGTTGCTTGGGATACTGAAACGACTGATTTAGAACCACGAGATGCTGACTTGGTGGGAATTGGCTGCTGCTGGGGAACAGAACCAGATGAGATGGCTTACATACCGCTTGGTCACAAAGTCGGGGATAATTTAGACAAAGATATTGCCTTAGAAGCACTACGTCCGATTTTAGAAAGTGCTGATTATCCCAAAGCTTTGCAAAATGCAAAATTTGACCGCTTAGTTCTACGGTGTCAAGGAATTAGGTTGGTGGGAATTGTCTTTGACACGATGCTAGCAAGTTATGTTCTAAATCCCGATAGTAACCATAATCTGAGTGACTTAGCTCAGCGTTACTTGAGTTTAACAGCAAAAAGTTATACTGATTTAGTTCCAAAAGGGAAAACCATCGCTGATGTAGACATTCCTAGCGTCGCAGATTATTGCGGTATGGATGTTTATGTCACGTTCCAACTCGTGGCAAAATTGCGAGAGGAACTTGAGAAAATTCCAGCTTTACATAAACTACTCGTGGATGTGGAACAGCCACTAGAACCAGTATTAGCTGAGATGGAATATCAAGGAATCTCCATCAATACAGCATACCTACAAGAACTTTCACAGCAATTAGAAACAGATTTAGCCAAGTTTGAACAGAAAGTTTATGACATTGCTGGAGAGAAATTCAACTTGGGTTCCCCCAAACAATTGAGCCAGATATTGTTTGAAAAATTAGGGTTAAGTACGAAATATTCCCGTAAAATTAAAACGGGTCATTCTACAGATGCTGCAACACTGGAGAAACTACAGGAAGGTGATACAACTGGTATTATTGATGCCATTATTGAGTATCGTACCTTATCGAAATTGAAATCAACTTATGTAGATGCTCTGCCAAAATTGGTTCGTCAGGATACTCATAGAGTACATACAAGTTTTAACCAAACGGTAACATCTACTGGTAGGTTGTCATCTTCTGACCCTAATTTACAAAACATCCCTATTCGCACTGCTTTTAGTCGCCAGATTCGTAAAGCATTTGTGCCAGAATCTGGTATGTTGATGGTTGCTGCTGATTACTCACAAATCGAGTTACGGATTTTGGCTCATTTGAGTCAAGAGCCTGTTTTAGTTGAAGCTTATCAACAAAATGAGGACATTCACACTGTAACAGCACGGCTGGTTTTTGAAAAAGAAAATGTCACATCAGAAGAACGACGCTTAGCAAAAACCATCAACTTTGGTGTAATTTATGGAATGGGTTCTCTGAGGTTTTCGCGATCCACTGGTGTGGATAAAGCCAATGCGAACGAATTTATTAAGCGATTTAACAGTCGCTATCCCAAGGTGTTTGAATATTTAGAGGGAGTCAAAAAACAGGCAATATCCCAAGGTTATGTCGAAACAATTTTGGGGCGTCGTCGTTATTTCGATTTTACCAGCAACAACATACGCAAATACAAAGGCAACAAACCAGAAGATATTGACTTGAAAAAACTCGGTAATGTAGGTGCTGAAGATGCGGGGTTACTTCGTGCAGCTGCCAATGCTCCCATTCAAGGTTCCAGCGCTGATATTATTAAAATCGCGATGGTCAAGCTGCATGAAGTTTTGCAAAGTTATCAAACGCGTCTGTTGTTACAGGTCCACGACGAATTAGTGTTTGAGGTTCCACCAGAGGAATGGGAAGAATTACAACCGCATATTAAGTCTGTCATGGAAAGTGCGGTGTCGTTGAGTGTACCCTTAATTGTGGATGTTCGCGTGGGCGACAATTGGATGGAGACTAAGTAG
- a CDS encoding PepSY domain-containing protein codes for MQTMRTKFVGWMIVTVVGFWAFPSLADDIALTDLPKTVTQAIQKRFPSAKLISAEKENDNNQTHYEVKFQNGNQKQKVHVKPNGSIYKVEIDD; via the coding sequence ATGCAAACCATGCGTACTAAGTTTGTGGGTTGGATGATTGTTACTGTCGTTGGTTTCTGGGCGTTTCCTTCCTTGGCTGATGACATCGCCCTCACCGATTTGCCTAAAACTGTCACCCAAGCGATACAGAAGCGCTTCCCGTCGGCGAAGCTGATTTCGGCGGAGAAAGAAAACGATAACAATCAGACTCACTATGAAGTAAAGTTCCAGAACGGGAATCAGAAGCAAAAAGTCCACGTGAAGCCGAATGGGTCGATCTATAAAGTGGAGATTGATGACTAA